The following are from one region of the Natronosporangium hydrolyticum genome:
- the cysD gene encoding sulfate adenylyltransferase subunit CysD: MSARYQVSHLDALEAESIFIMREVAAELERPVLLFSGGKDSVVMLRLAQRAFAPGAIPFPVMHVDTGHNFPEVLKYRDEQVATLGLQLIVASVPEALEAGLVHEPADGSRNRIQTPVLLSAVEKYRFDALFGGARRDEEKARAKERVFSFRDEFGQWDPKNQRPELWSLYNGKRHPGESIRVFPLSNWTELDVWHYLAREEIPLPTIYFAHDREVVERDGMLYAVNEFFAPREGETPRLERVRYRTVGDASCTAAVRSEADTVVKVIEEVAATRITERGATRGDDRVSEAAMEDRKREGYF, encoded by the coding sequence ATGAGCGCCCGGTATCAGGTCTCGCATCTGGATGCGCTCGAAGCGGAGAGCATCTTTATCATGCGGGAGGTCGCCGCGGAGCTGGAGCGGCCGGTGCTGCTCTTCTCCGGCGGCAAGGACTCGGTGGTGATGCTGCGCCTGGCGCAGCGGGCGTTCGCCCCCGGCGCCATCCCGTTCCCGGTGATGCACGTGGACACCGGCCACAACTTCCCCGAGGTTCTCAAATATCGGGACGAGCAGGTGGCGACCCTGGGTCTGCAGCTGATCGTGGCGAGCGTGCCCGAGGCGCTGGAGGCGGGGCTGGTGCATGAGCCCGCAGACGGCTCCCGCAACCGGATCCAGACCCCGGTGTTGCTCTCGGCGGTGGAGAAGTACCGGTTCGACGCGCTCTTCGGGGGTGCCCGGCGCGACGAGGAGAAGGCCCGGGCCAAAGAGCGGGTCTTCTCGTTCCGTGACGAGTTCGGCCAGTGGGACCCGAAGAATCAACGCCCCGAGCTGTGGTCGCTCTACAACGGCAAGCGGCACCCCGGCGAGTCGATCCGGGTGTTCCCGCTCTCCAACTGGACCGAGTTGGATGTCTGGCACTACCTGGCGCGGGAAGAGATCCCGCTGCCCACGATCTACTTCGCGCACGACCGGGAAGTGGTGGAGCGCGACGGGATGCTCTACGCGGTAAACGAATTCTTCGCCCCGCGCGAGGGCGAGACCCCACGGCTGGAACGGGTGCGCTACCGCACCGTCGGGGACGCCTCCTGCACCGCCGCGGTGCGGTCGGAGGCGGACACGGTGGTGAAGGTCATCGAGGAGGTGGCGGCGACCCGGATCACCGAACGCGGCGCCACCCGCGGCGATGACCGGGTCAGCGAGGCGGCTATGGAGGACCGGAAGCGGGAAGGGTACTTCTGA
- the pth gene encoding aminoacyl-tRNA hydrolase translates to MWLVVGLGNPGPKYARHRHNVGFLVADLLAERIGARFSRPKRVVAEVAEGRLGLGGPRLVLVKPMTYMNLSGGPVAGLSRFYKIPPARIVAIHDDLDLGYGTLRAKLGGGEGGHNGLRSLTKSLASKDYLRLRFGVGRPPGRQDPADWVLSDFSAAERKDLDYLVDRSADFAESIITKGLEPAQNHYH, encoded by the coding sequence GTGTGGCTGGTGGTCGGGCTCGGTAATCCGGGCCCGAAGTACGCCCGCCATCGGCACAATGTCGGCTTCCTCGTCGCCGACCTGCTCGCGGAGCGGATCGGGGCCCGGTTCAGCCGACCCAAACGCGTGGTGGCGGAGGTCGCCGAGGGGCGCCTCGGGCTCGGCGGACCCCGGTTGGTGCTGGTCAAGCCGATGACCTACATGAATCTCTCCGGCGGCCCGGTGGCTGGGCTGAGCCGCTTCTACAAGATTCCGCCGGCCCGGATCGTGGCGATCCACGACGATCTCGACCTGGGCTACGGCACCTTGCGGGCCAAGCTGGGCGGCGGCGAGGGCGGGCACAACGGGCTACGGTCGTTGACCAAGTCGTTGGCGAGCAAGGATTATCTGCGGCTGCGCTTCGGGGTGGGCCGGCCGCCTGGTCGGCAGGACCCAGCAGACTGGGTGTTGTCTGACTTCTCCGCGGCAGAGCGCAAAGATCTCGACTATCTCGTGGACCGGTCGGCCGACTTCGCTGAGTCGATCATCACCAAGGGCCTCGAACCCGCCCAGAATCATTACCACTGA
- a CDS encoding sulfate adenylyltransferase subunit 1, with protein MTAVRSEPESEQLRAMDLLRFATAGSVDDGKSTLIGRLLYDTKTLFTDQLAAVEAVSAARGDEYTNLALLTDGLRAEREQGITIDVAYRYFATPRRKFIIADTPGHIQYTRNMVTGASTADLALILVDARKGLVEQSRRHAFLCSLLRVPHLVLCVNKMDLVDWSQEVFERISDEFTAFAAKLDAPDLSVVPISALHGDNIVSRSEHMPWYDGPSLLHHLEHVHFASDRNLVDVRFPVQYVIRPQSSAVRDYRGYAGQVASGVLKPGDEVMVLPSGFTTTIAEIDTPDGPVAEAYPPMAVTVRLADELDVSRGDMICRPHNAPTVTQDIDAMVCWMDESKPLAVGGKYAIKHTTRAARAVVRDLQYRLDVNTLHRDDEADALRLNEIGRVRLRTTVPLLADEYRRNRTTGGFIIVDEATNRTVGAAMIL; from the coding sequence ATGACTGCGGTGCGCAGCGAGCCAGAGAGCGAGCAACTGCGGGCGATGGACCTGCTGCGGTTTGCCACCGCCGGCAGCGTCGACGACGGCAAGTCGACGTTGATCGGCCGCCTGCTCTACGACACCAAGACCCTCTTCACCGACCAGTTGGCGGCGGTGGAGGCGGTCAGCGCCGCCCGCGGCGACGAGTACACCAACCTGGCGCTGCTCACCGACGGCCTGCGGGCGGAGCGGGAGCAGGGCATCACCATCGACGTGGCGTACCGCTACTTCGCCACTCCTCGGCGGAAGTTCATCATCGCCGACACCCCCGGGCACATCCAGTACACCCGAAACATGGTCACCGGGGCGTCCACCGCCGACCTGGCGCTGATCCTGGTCGACGCGCGTAAGGGCTTGGTGGAGCAGTCACGTCGGCACGCGTTCCTGTGCTCGCTGCTGCGGGTGCCGCACCTGGTGCTCTGCGTCAACAAGATGGATCTGGTCGACTGGTCGCAGGAGGTCTTTGAACGGATCTCCGACGAGTTCACCGCGTTCGCCGCGAAGCTGGACGCGCCGGACCTGTCGGTGGTTCCGATCTCGGCTCTGCACGGCGACAACATCGTCAGCCGGTCGGAGCACATGCCCTGGTATGACGGCCCATCGCTGCTGCACCACCTGGAGCATGTGCACTTCGCCTCCGACCGCAACCTGGTCGACGTGCGGTTCCCGGTGCAGTATGTGATCCGACCCCAGTCGAGCGCGGTGCGCGACTACCGTGGCTACGCCGGCCAGGTCGCGAGCGGGGTGCTCAAGCCCGGCGACGAGGTGATGGTGCTGCCCTCCGGGTTCACCACCACGATCGCCGAGATCGACACCCCGGACGGGCCGGTCGCCGAGGCGTACCCGCCGATGGCGGTGACGGTCCGGCTCGCCGACGAGCTCGACGTCTCCCGCGGCGACATGATCTGCCGGCCACACAACGCGCCGACGGTCACCCAGGACATCGACGCGATGGTGTGCTGGATGGATGAGAGTAAGCCGCTGGCCGTGGGCGGGAAGTACGCGATCAAGCACACCACCCGGGCGGCCCGGGCGGTGGTCCGGGACCTGCAGTACCGGCTCGACGTCAACACCCTGCACCGCGACGACGAGGCCGACGCGCTGCGGCTCAACGAGATCGGCCGGGTCCGGCTGCGTACCACGGTTCCGCTGCTCGCCGACGAGTACCGCCGTAACCGCACCACCGGCGGCTTCATCATCGTCGACGAGGCCACCAACCGGACCGTCGGCGCCGCGATGATCCTCTGA
- a CDS encoding 3'(2'),5'-bisphosphate nucleotidase CysQ, with protein MTPPVGDGAFARWLAARAGDELLALRAEFGHDDPARLRDAGDKRAHDVLVSALSQWRAGDAVLSEEGVDDPRRLTAERVWIVDPLDGTREFSEPGRVDWAVHVALWSRNVGLQAGAVALPAQHRLFSTDHPPAYPPLADPVVEGGRPRLRIAVSRTRPPAFVAAIAEELGGELVPLGSAGAKIAAVIAGEVDAYLHAGGQYEWDSAAPVAVARATGLHTSRIDGSTLEYNQPDPRLPDLLVCRRDLAGELLAAVARRAEET; from the coding sequence GTGACCCCTCCGGTTGGCGACGGTGCGTTCGCTCGCTGGCTGGCGGCGCGCGCCGGGGACGAGCTGCTCGCGCTGCGGGCCGAGTTCGGCCATGATGATCCGGCGCGGCTGCGTGATGCTGGCGACAAGCGGGCGCATGACGTGCTCGTCTCCGCGCTCAGTCAGTGGCGGGCCGGCGACGCGGTGCTCTCGGAAGAGGGGGTGGACGATCCCCGGCGGCTCACCGCTGAGCGGGTGTGGATCGTGGACCCGCTCGACGGGACCCGCGAGTTCAGCGAGCCGGGCCGGGTCGACTGGGCGGTTCACGTGGCGCTCTGGTCCCGCAATGTGGGATTGCAGGCTGGCGCGGTAGCCCTGCCCGCGCAGCACCGGCTCTTCTCCACCGATCATCCGCCGGCGTATCCTCCGCTGGCCGACCCGGTGGTCGAGGGGGGCCGGCCCCGGCTGCGGATCGCGGTGAGCCGGACCCGGCCACCGGCGTTCGTCGCGGCCATCGCCGAGGAGCTCGGTGGTGAACTGGTGCCGCTGGGGTCGGCCGGGGCGAAGATCGCGGCGGTGATCGCCGGTGAGGTCGACGCCTATCTGCACGCCGGCGGACAGTACGAATGGGACTCAGCGGCGCCGGTCGCGGTGGCGCGCGCCACTGGTCTGCACACATCCCGGATCGACGGCTCTACCCTGGAATACAACCAGCCCGACCCGCGGCTGCCGGACCTGTTGGTCTGCCGGCGGGATCTGGCCGGTGAGTTGTTGGCGGCGGTAGCTAGACGAGCGGAGGAGACATGA